Part of the Crossiella cryophila genome, CCGACCCGTTCACCACCACCGTGCGGGTGACCGTGATGACGCTGCGCAAGAAGCTCGGCGAACCGGGCATCATCGAGACCGTGGTCGGCTCCGGCTACCGGGTGCCGGTCAACGCCGGAGCGGAGCCCGCTGATTCCTGACACCCAGCCCGCCGCCGAGGCCGGCGCGCTGCGCCGCCGCCGCGGCCCAGGGCTGCGGGTGCGGCTGACCCTGCTGGCGACCTCCCTGGTGGCGGCCGTCAGTCTGCTGCTGCTCTGGCTGGGCTGGATGCTCGTCGGCGGGGTGGTCGACCAGTACCCGACCTTCCCGCCGAATGCCAAGATCCGGGTACTCGGCCAGGACCTGCCGCCGTCCCAGGTGCACGAGATCCTCAAGGAGAACGCCCGCGAGGTCGTGCTCAACTCCGGCGCGATCGCCTTCGTCTGCATGGTGCTGGCCACCGCGATCCTGGCCTGGGCGCTGACCGGCCGGGTGCTGCGCCCCCTGCACGAGGTCACCCACACCGCGCACCGGCTGTCGGTGGAGTCCATGGACGAGCGCATCGCGCTGCGCGGCCCCCGCGACGAGGTGGCCGAACTCGCCGACACCTTCGACGCCATGCTGGACCGCCTGCAGGCGGCCTTCGAGTCCCAGCGCCGCTTCGTGGCCAACGCCAGCCACGAACTCCGCACCCCACTGGCCGTGGTCCGCACCGAACTCGACGTCACCCTGGCCGACCCGGACGCCGACGTCGCCGAACTACGCCGGATGGCAGGCGTGGTCCGCACCGCCACCCTGCGCGCCGAACACCTGGTCGAAGCCCTGCTCCTGCTCGCCCGCACGGACGCCGTCGGCGTCTCCGTCCGCGAACCCGTTGACCTGTCGGCGGTCGTGCACAGCGCCTGGTCGGCGGCTCGGGCCGCTGCCGAGGAACGTGGTCTGCACATCGAGTTCGACACGCCGGCCGTGCAGGCTGTGGGGGATCCGGTGTTGCTGGAGCGGCTGGCGGGGAATCTGCTGGAGAACGCGGTGCGGCACAACGTGGACGGCGGGTGGATCAAGGTCCACACGGCGGCTGACCCGAAGCGGGCGACGTTGCGGGTGACTTCCTCGGGTGGGCGGATCTCGTTGGAGCGGGTGGCGGAGTTGTTCGAGCCGTTCCGGCGGGGCGGGGCGGAGCGGACCGCGCACCGGGGGGCTGGGTTGGGGTTGTCGATCGTGCGGTCGGTGGTGCAGGCGCATGGGGGTGAGGTGGCGGCTGATCCGGTGCCGGGCGGGGGGCTGGACGTCACCGTGACCCTGCCGATCGCGCCGTGACTCCCGGTGTGTTTGCCGTTGTGGGACAAGGTCAAAAGCTACAGGCGTCCTCGCCGGACGGGCAGAAATCAAAGGATGGGGAACCGCTCGGGGGATGTTTGAAAAGCCACCCCGTCTGCTGGTGTTCGGGCTTCGCCCGGTCGCGGCGCGTCAGAACCGCCTAGCCGCAGCGTTCCCGGGCTTCGCCCGCCTGCCCCCAACGCTCCCCGCTCCGGGCTTCGCCCGCCCGGCGTCCCACAACGGCCAACGTGGCGTACAAGAACCGCCAACATGGCGTACAAGAACGGCCAACACGCGCGGAGGGTTGAAACCCTCGCCGGCGTGTTGGCCGTTCTTGTACCGCGTGTTGGCCGTTTTCGTACGGTGTGTTGGCCGTTGTGGGACGCCGTGTTGGCTGTTGTGGGTGGGACGGCTGGGGGTCAGAGCCTCGGCTCGCCTGTGTCATAACGGCCAACGTGGCGTACGACAACGGCCAACACTCGGGGTGGGGTGGGGGTGGTTAGCGGACTTCGACGAATAGGGGGTTGGTGTAGCACCACAGGTCTTGCCAGGGGTTTGCGGCGCCGGGGATGTCCTGGATGGGTTCTAGGCCGCCGGGGGTGTGGCGGTTGCCGTCGGTGCCGCGGACTCGGACGTAGAAGGAGTCGCGGACGTCGCGGAAGGTGTGTTTGAAGGCGACCACCTGGCCGGGGCGGAACCGCGGTTCGTAGGAGCGGGCCACTGTGGTCTCCGGGGCGTGCACGGACTGGCGGTTCGTCGACCTGCCGGTGATCGTGCCGCGGATCAGGTCCAGGCGGGCCAGCTTCGGCACCTCGCCGCCGGTGTGCGGGCGGGCGGCCAGGCGGGCCAGGACCACGACGGTGATGTCGGTGCCGCGGCGGACGCGCAGGCGGCCGCCCAGGCCGACCGGCCAGGAGAGGCGGTCGTTGGCGAAGGCGTGTACTTCGAGTTGCTGGGCCAGGCCGCCGTGGGTGACGAAGGTCCGGCCTGCGCGCAGGCCGTCCATGACGCCCCGGTAGCTGCGTTCGGTGGCGCCGACCACGGTGCGGCTGAACTCGCCGGGGTAGAAGTCGCAGTACGGCGGCTGGGTCTGGGCCGGGCCGCCGGGGAGGGGGTCCAGGTGTTTGCCGACGCGGTCGTACAGGTCGCCGGGTTCGGGCTGGCGGATGATGGTGTCGCGGAAGTTGAAGTGGCTGTCGGAGTTGCTGGTGATCCACCAGCTCCGGCCCTCGGCCAGCAGCGAGTCCCACAGGCCGCCCAGGGTGGCCGTCACCCAGTCGAAGCCGCCGAAGGTGCGGTAGGTCTCGGGCGGGAAACCGGGCCAGGAGTCGGCGCCGGGGGAGTTGCCGTAGCCGCCGCGGTGGCCGCCGCTGCCGCCGGGCTTGGGGTGGCCGTCGCACTGGGCGCCGGGCGCGCCCTCCATGCCGATCACCACGTTGGGGGCGGCGTCGTGCCAGTTGCGGAGTTCGGCGGGGGCGATCCGGCCGTTGCGGGACGGGTGGTTGACCACGACCAGGCCGCCGCGTTTTTCCAGCCAGCGCAAGGCTTCCAGGGCCTTGGCCTCGTTGGCGGGGGTGCTCGCGCCGGTGTTGGTCAGGCGGGAGTCGAAGGTGCGCTCGAACTCGCGCAGCAACGCGGCCTCGTCCCGGCTGGGCGGCAGGAACACCGTGGCGTGCTCGGCCGCCGGCATGTTCCACTCCAGGCCCTGCCACAGCAGCAGGCCGGGGTGCCTGCGGCGGGCGGCCACGATGTCGGCGTGCGCGGGCTCCACCGAGTTCGCCTCGTGTGCGACGTGGCCGTGGTCGGAGAAGACCAGCCAATCCGCGCCGTGCCGCCGCGCGCCCGCGACCACCTGGTCCACGGTGTACATCGCGTCGTTGGAGTACTGGGTGTGGATGTGGTGATCACCCACCAGCCAGCGGTGCGGGCTGGGCAGCCGGGGCAGCCCGAGGTCCAGATCAAGATCCAGATCGAGGTCGACGTCCAGGTCGATCCCCGCGTTCGCCGTGCCCGCGCCCAGCAGCGGCGCACCCACCGCGGCCGCACCCACACCGCGCAGGAACCCGCGGCGACCCACCTGACCCATCCTGACCTCCTGGTTAGTCCGGGTGACCGTAGACAGCCGAGATGACCGGCAGGTGGACTCGGTGGAAACGTTTAACCGGCGGCCCGGTGCACGGACGGACTGACCCCACGGGTCCGCTTGAACGCCGAGCTGAAGGCGAACCCGTCCGCGTAGCCGACCCGCCTGGCCACCCTGGCCACCGTCTCGTCCGGATCGCGCAGCAGGTCCGCGGCCAGCGCCATCCGCCAGCCGGTCAGGTAGGTCAGCGGCGGCTCGCCGACCAGTTCGGTGAACCGGCGGGCCAGCGTCGCCCTGGACACCCCGACCTCCGCGGCCAGCGCCGCCACCGTCCAGGTCCTGGCCGGATCGGCGTGCAGCGCGCGCAGCGCGGCCCCGGCCACCGGATCGCTCAGCGCCAGGTACCAGGCAGGCGGGTTGGCCTCGGGCATGTTGAACCAGCAGCGCATGGACAGCACCAGCAGCAGGTCCAGCAGCCGGTCCAGCACCAGTTGCTGGCCGGGCTCCTCGCTGTCGATCTCCAGTTCCAGGATGCGCAGCAGCGCGCACGGACCTTGGTCATCGGGCAGCACCAGCAGTGGCGGCAACGCGCTGAGCAGCCGCTCGCTGATGTCGCCGTGCACCTGGTAGGCCGCGCTGATCAGCACCGCCGGACCGGTCGGCGCCTCGCCGAAGGTGCGCGGGCCCAGGCACAGCTGCTCGCAGAGGTCGGTGCCGTCCGGGCGCACGCAGCGTTCCGCGTCCAGCACGATCACCCCGGCCGGGGTGTCCGGGCGGTCGGCGACCTTGTACACCTGCGGGCCGCGCACCAGCGCCACGTCCCCGGCCCGCAGCAGCCGCGGCTCGCCGTGCTCCGGCACGATCCACGCCTCGCCGCTGAGCAGGGTGCACAGGGTCAGCCGGGCCGGGTTGCGGAACTCCAGCCCCCACGGCGGACTCATGATCGACCGGCTGAACAGCGCACCCCGCGCCCGCACGCCCTGCAACAGGTCAGCCAACGCGTCCATGCCCTCACCTTAGACGGATGGACATGCGTTCGAGCTTCCTGGCCATAGATCGTCTCAGTTTTCGCTGTTTGACTTGCGGACATGAGCAAACAGACGATCTTGGTGCAGGCAGGGACCGGCAAGACCGGCAAGCGGGTGGCCCGGCTGCTGCGCGAGCAGGGCCACACCGTGCGGATCGCCTCCCGCTCGGGCGAGCCCCGGTTCGACTGGGCGGAGGAGTCCACCTGGGGACCGGCGCTGGCCGGGGTGGACGCGGTGTACGTGGTGCCGCTGGACGCCACCGGCGACGAGCACGAGCAGCTGACCCGGTTCGTGGCCACGGCCACCGCCGCCGGGGTGCGCAGGCTGGTGATGCTCTCCGCCCGCGACATCGACACCTTCGCGGCGGTGAACTCCCTGGTCGCCGAGCGCGCGGTGCGGGAGAGCGGGGTGGCCTGGACCATCCTGCGGCCGGGCTGGTTCAACCAGAACTTTGACGAGGACTACTTCGACGCGGCGGTGCGGGCCGGTGAGGTGCTGCTGGCCACCGGGGACGGCCTGGAGCCGTTCATCGACGCCGAGGACATCGCCGAGGTCGCGGTGGCCGCGTTCACCCAGGACGGCCACGACGGGCAGATCTACGACCTCTCCGGCGCGGAGCTGCTGAGCTTCCCGCAGGCGGTGGGGATCATCGCGGCCGAGCTGGGCCGGGAGATCCGGGTGGTCGACCTGGAGCCTGCCGCCTACGCCGGGCAGATGGCCGGGCAGGGCATGCCGCTGGAGTTCGCCGAGCTGATCGCCCGGCTGTACCAGCGGATCCGGGAGGGCAAGGAGGCCCACCTCTCCGACGGCGTGCAGCGGGTGCTGGGCCGGGAGCCGCGCACCTTCGCCGCCTACGTCAAGAACGCGGTCGCGGCCGGCGCCTGGAACTGAGCGCCGAAAAGGGGCGCCCCCCGCGATGGGAGGCGCCCCTTTCGACGTGCTGGGTCAGGCGGTGTCGCTGGTCAGGCGGTGGGCACGCTGGCCACGCCGGGGGCAAGGAACCGCTTGCCGGTGACCTTCTCCGAGATGCCGGTCCGGTCCAGGTACGGGGTGATGCCGCCCAGCCAGAACGGCCAGCCCGCGCCGAGGATCATGCACAGGTCGATGTCCTGCGCCTCGGCCACCACACCCTCGTCGAGCATGATCCGGATCTCCTGGGCCAGTGCCTCCAGGGCCCGGTTCTTGACCTCGTCGCCGGTCAGCGGCTTGTCGCCGAACTCCCAGAGCGCGGTGACCTCGGGGTCCACGCTCTGCTTGCCCTGGGCGTCCCACTGCCAGACGGCGGCCTTGCCGGCGGCCACGAACTTCTTCATGTTCGAGCTGACGGTGAACCGGTCCGGGAACGCGTGGTGCATGGTCTCCGAGACGTGCAGCGCGACCGCGGAACCCACCAGCTGCAGCAGGATCATCGGGGTCATCGGCAGGCCGAGCGGGTCGGTGGCCTGGTCGGCGACCTCGAAGGAGGTGCCCTCGTCCACGGAGTTGATGACCTCGCCCATGAACCGGGTGAGCAGCCGGTTGACCACGAACGCCGGGGCGTCCTTGACCAGCACGCTGGACTTCTTCAGCTCCTTGCCGACCGCGAAGGCGGTGGCCAGGGTGGCGTCGTCGGTCTGCTCGGCGCGCACGATCTCCAGCAGCGGCATGACCGCGACCGGGTTGAAGAAGTGGAAGCCGACGACCCGCTCCGGGTGCGCCAGCTTGCTGGCCATGTCGGTGATGGACAGCGAGGAGGTGTTGGTGGCCAGCACGCACTCGGCGGAGACGTGCTCCTCCACCTCGGCGAAGACCTGCTGCTTGACCGACAGCTCCTCGAAGACGGCCTCGATGACGAAGTCGGCGTCGGCGAAGGCGGCCTTGTCCAGCGAGCCGGAGACCAGCGCCTTGAGCCGGTTGGCCTCGTCGGGGGAGACCCGCTTCTTGCCGAGCAGCTTGTCGATCTCGCCGTGCACGTAGCCGACGCCCTTGTCCACCCGGGCCTGGTCGATGTCGGTGAGCACCACCGGCACCTTGAGCCGACGGGCGAACAGCAGCGCCATCTGGCTGGCCATCAGGCCGGCGCCGACGATGCCGACCTTGGTCACCGGGCGGGCCAGCTTGCGGTCCGGCGCGCCAGCCGGGCGCTTGGCCCGCTTCTGCACCAGGTTGAACGAGTACAGCCCGGCCCGCAGCTCATCGCTCATCACGACGTCGGCCAGGGCCTGGGTCTCGGCCGCGTAGCCCTTGGTCAGGTCGTTCTCGCGGGCCAGTTCCAGCAGCTCAAGGGCCTTGAGCGCACCGGGGGCGGCGCCCTTGGTCTTGCCGTGCACGATGGCCTTGGCCCGAGCAACGGCCTGGTCCCAGCCCTCGCCGCGGTCGATCTCCTTGCGCGGCGGGGTGATCTCGCCGCCGAGCACCTTGGTCAGCCAGACCAGCGACTGCTCCAGGTAGTCCGCGGACTCGAAGACCACGTCCACGATGCCCAGTCCGGCGGCCTGCTTGGGCTTGAGCATCCGGTTCTGGTTCAGCGCGTTCTCGAAGATCACGGTGACCGCGTCGTTCGCGCCGATCAGGTTCGGCAGCAGCTGGGTGCCGCCCCAGCCGGGGAACAGGCCGAGGAAGACCTCGGGCAGCGCCAGCGCCGCGGTGTTGCTCGACAGCGTGCGGTAGTGGCAGGACAGTGCCAGTTCCAGGCCGCCGCCCATGACCGCGCCGTTGACGAAGGCGAAGGTGGGGATCGCCGAGTCGGTGAAGCGGCGGAACACGTCGTGGCCGAGCTGGCCGATCGCCACGGCCTGGTCCCGGGAGGTGGCCTTCTCCACCGCGGACAGGTCGGCGCCGACGGCGAAGATGAACGGCTTGCCGGTGACCGCGATGGCCGCGGGCTCGGCCGCGGTGGCCGCGGTGAAGGCGGCGTCCAGGCTGAGCAGGCCCTGCGGGCCGAAGGTGGACGGGCGGGTGTGGTCGTGCCCGTTGTCCAGGGTGATCAGCGCGACCGGCTTGTCCAGGCCGGGCACGCGCAGCAGGCGGGTGACCGCGTGGGTCACGACCTCGTCGGGGAAGAGGGTTTTGGCTTCCTCAAGGGTGAAGGTGCTCACTTGCTTTCCCCGTTCCACAGCGGGTTCTCCCAGATCACGGTGCCACCCATGCCGATGCCGATGCACATGGTGGTGATGCCGTAGCGCACGTCGGGGCGCTCGGCGAACTGGCGGGACAGCTGGGTCATCAGCCGCACGCCGGAGGAGGCCAGCGGGTGACCGGTGGCGATCGCGCCGCCCCACTGGTTGACCCGAGGGTCGTCGTCGGCGATGCCGAAGTGGTCCAGGAAGGCCAGCACCTGCACCGCGAACGCCTCGTTGACCTCGAACAGGCCGATGTCCTCGATGGACAGCCCGGCGATCTTGAGTGCCTTCTCGGTGGCAGGCACCGGTCCGACGCCCATGACCTCGGGCTCGACCCCGGCGAAGGAGTAGGCGACCAGCCGCATGCCGATGGGCAGGCCCAGCTCGCGCGCGGTCTCCTCCTCGGCCAGGATGCAGCCGGTGGCGCCGTCGTTGAGACCGGCCGCGTTGCCCGCGGTGATCCGGCCGTGCGGGCGGAACGGGGTCTTCAGCTTGCCGAGGTCCTCGACCGTGGTGCCGGGGCGCGGCGGCTCGTCGGCGGAGGCCAGGCCCCAGCCGTGCTCGGTGGAGCGGGTGGCGACGGTGACGAACTCGGGCCCGATCTTGCCGGCCTTGACCGCCGCGTCGTACCTGGCCTGCGAGGTCGCCGCGAAGGCGTCGGTGCGCGCCTTGGTCAGGTGCGGGAACCGGTCGTGCAGGTTCTCCGCGGTCTGCCCCATGACCAGCGCCGAGGTGTCGACCAGCCGATCGGCCAGGAATCGCGGGTTCGGGTCAACGCCCTCACCCATGGGGTGGCGGCCCATGTGTTCGACGCCGCCGGCGATGGCGATGTCGTAGGCGCCGAAGGCGATGCCACCGGCGACCGTGGTCACCGCGGTCATCGCACCCGCGCACATCCGGTCCACGGCGTACCCGGGCACCGACTTCGGCAGCCCGGCCAGCAACGCGGCGGTCCGCCCGATGGTCAGCCCCTGGTCGCCGATCTGCGTGGTCGCGGCGATGGCGACCTCGTCGACCCGCTCCGGCGGCAGTTCGGGATGGCGGCGCAACAGTTCCCGGATGACCTTGACGACGAGATCGTCGGCGCGGGTCTCCGCGTAGATGCCCTTGGCACCGGCCTTGCCGAACGGCGTGCGAACGCCGTCGACGAAGACCACGTCCCGAACGGCGCGCGCGCTGGCGCTGCCGGGTTTCGCCGGCGCAGGTGCGACCACGGCGTGCTCCTCACTCAGTGCTGAACCCCTGACATCGGCCCGCGGCGGCTTCCGCTGCGCTGCTACCGGCCGGTAACACCACTCTAGCGCGTATTACTCACTGGTAACTACGGGGATCGCGCTGTCGAGTGGGTCACACCAGTCTTTCGGTGTGGGCGGGTGTTCGCGTGGCCGGGGGCGATGTGGCTGGGGCCAGGTGTGGCCGGGGACTGGGGGCGAGGTGGGTGATGGCGGGCCGACTGGGCCGTGCCGGGCCGTGCCGTGCCGGGTTGGACCGGGTTGGACCGGGTTGGGCTGGGCCGGCGAGGCGAGGCGAGGCGGAGAATCGCTGGTTGGTGGCTCGCGAACGCTGTAGGAGGTCGCCTGGGGAATCGATGAGTGGTCGATCACTCACTCAAGATGAGTATGGCCATGGTGCTGATCGACCGGGTCATTCGCCGCACAGCCATGCGCGAGCGGGACGGCGATCCCAGCCCATCGGCTGACCAGCACTCCCACCTCGCGGCGTTGCGACACACCACCCGGTTCTCGTGCTTCACCGCACGGGGCCGGGTCTTTTTCTGCCCGGACTCAGCCCGAGGTGGAGACAGGCACCCGCCCGCCCCCACCACCGCCTCAGTCCTTCTCCGCCGCCTTCTCCGTAGCCTTCGGCTGCGCCAGCAAGGCCGCCGCCAGCAGCTCACCCACCTGCTCCACCTGCCAGTTCCGGGCCCCACCAGCCGCCAGCGCCGCCCGCACCGACCCAAGGTCGATCTCGGCAGGCGGCTGCCAGCACAGCCGGCGCACCAGGTCCGGCTGGGCCAGGTTCTCCACCGGCATCCGGAGTTGCTCGGCCAGCGTCGTCAGCGCGCCGCGCGCCGCCACCAGGCGGGCCGCGGCGGCGGGGTCGCGTTCGGCCCAGCGGTTGGGCGGCGGGGGGCCGTCGTGCTGGGGCGAGGGGTCCGGGAGGTCGGACTTGGGGAGTTCGCGGGCCTCGAGCAGGGCGCCGGACCAGACGTCGGCCATCCGGCGCTGGGCCCGGCCGCGGAAGACCGGCAGGGACAGCAACTCGGCGTGGCCGGTGGGGTCGTGCAGGGCGGCCTCGACGATGGCGGAGTCCGGCAGGACGCGGCCGGGGGCGATGTCGCGTTGCTGGGCGATGGTGTTGCGGGCCTGCCAGAGTGAGCGGACCGCGGCGTACTGGCGCGGGCTGCGCAGGCGGTGGATGCCGGAGGTGCGGCGCCACGGTTCGGCGCGCGGGGGCGGGGGAGCGGCGGTGCGGACCGCCTCGAACTCCTCCAGGCCCCAGGCCAGTTTGTTCTGGCTGATCAGCTCGGCCTCCAGGGAGGCGCGCAGCTCCAGCAGCAGTTCGACGTCCAGGGCGGCGTAGGCCAGCCAGTCCGCGGGCAACGGCCTGCGGGACCAGTCGGCGGCGCCGTGGCCCTTCTCCAGCCGGAAGCCCAGCTGGCGTTCGACCAGGGCGCCGAGAGCCACCCGCTCGAACCCGGCCAGCCGGCCGGCCAGCTCGGTGTCGAACAGGGTCTCCGGACCCAGGCCGAGTTCGTGCAGGCACGGCAGGTCCTGACTGGCCGCGTGCAGCACCCACTCAGCGGGGTTGAGCACCTCGGCCAGCGCTTCCACCCGGCCATTGACCGCGACCGGGTCGATCAGCACCGTGCCGGCGCCCTCGCGGCGGATCTGCACCAGGTAGGCCCGCTGCGAGTACCGGTATCCGGAAGCACGTTCGGTGTCCACCGCGAATGGCCCCGTACCGGCGGCCAGCATCGCGGCGGCCCGCCTGACACCATCAACAGTGTTGATGACATCAGGAACGCCACCGGAGGGGGTGGTGAGCAACGTCAGTTCCGGTTGCTCACCCGAGTCGTTGACAGCGGTTCGGCCTACATCCACGGCCGTGACCCTATGCGTCAACGGTGCGCTCAGACAGTCGAGATCCACTGAAGTAGGCTGACCGGCACGGTGCGCCAACCGGAAACCGCTGGTCAGAGGCTGATCCAACGCTTTCCGATCTTTCCGTACCGGCCAACCACACCCCGGTCGTCATGGGGTCCGGACTTCGTGTGCCGGGCGTGTCCGCGCTCTGCAACGCACCCGACAGCGAAACTCGAACCCCCTCGGCTGAGGAGTCAGCGGATAACGCCGGCACGCATGGCCAGCGCTACCATCTGAGCCCGGTCCCCGGTTCCCAGCTTGCGCCCTATCCGCGACAGGTGAGACTTCACCGTGAGCGCGGACAGGTTCAGTGCTTCGCCGATCTCCTTGTTCGAGCGGCCGTCGGCTACCAGCTGCAGCACTTCGACCTCTCGCGCGGAGAGTTCCCTCGGCGTGTTGTCCGTACCGGGCACCCTGGTTCCGGCAGCAAGCACCGGAGCCACGCTGGGATCGGCATAGACGCCACCCTCGAGGACCCTGCGCACCCCGTCGGTGACCACCATCGGCGAGGCGGACTTCAGCAGGTAGGCCTGAGCGCCTGCCTGGAAGGCCGCACGCACCGCGTACGGGTCATCGGAGGATGCCAGGACCACGATTCGTGGCCAGCCCTGGGCACGAAGTTCCGTGACCAGGTCAATGCCGCTCCCATCCGGAAGCCCGAGATCCAGTATCGCGAGATCGCATGGCCCCGTGGCCAGGGCACGCGCCCTCGCCTCGGCCACCGATGCGGCCTCGTGCACCGTGCCGGCTCCCATCTGCATCAGTCGAGCCGCAATGGCCTCCCTCAGCAATGGGTGGTCATCGACCACCAGCACCGAAAACAGCTCTTCCCGCGGGTGCGGGACCATGTTCGCCGGCAAAGTGCCGGCTGGCGTGGTTCGAACGGCCTGTCCTAAGCCGACGGCAGCCACGTCACTACCTCCCTGGAGTCGGTCGTGCCCCCCGACCGGCACCGGGACTTTCGACCGATCGGCCGCGCCACCGATCGACCGAAAGTGGTGTCGTCGGGAGGAGCGTAGCCGCCCAAGCGGGTCAGTGGGACGATCAATTGGGTATCTGTCCCGATCGGGTTGTCACTTTGACGTGGTCTGATCACACGATCGGGCGGTCCCTCGGATGGTGGTTAACGCCGGGCCGTACACAAACGACATGAAGGATTTGCACTATGCCGACCAGCGGGTCGTTAGGCCGTTCGCAGGAGCTTCTCCGGCGGGTTCCGCTCGTCGACGGGCACAACGATCTGCCGTGGGCGATCCGGGACAAAACGGGCGGGGACCTCACCGCGATCGAGCTGACCGTCGAGCAACCCGGTCTGCACACCGACCTCGTCCGGCTGCGCCACGGTGGCGTGGGCGCTCAGTTCTGGTCGGTCTACGTGCCGTGCCGCTTCCTCGAGCATCGCGCCGTGACGGCGGTGCTGGAACAGATCGAGCTGGTTCACGAGCTGGTCGAACGGTACCCCGAACAGCTCCGGCTCGCTCGGTCCGCGGCCGAGGTGCAGTCCGCCTTCGCCGACGGCCGGATCGCCTCGCTGCTCGGCGCCGAGGGCGGGCACTGCATCGGGGAGTCCCTCGGGGCGCTGCGCGCGCTGTTTCGCCTGGGTGTGCGCTATATGACGCTCACCCACAACGACAACACGCCGTGGGCGGACTCGGCCACCGACCGGCCGGTCGCGGGCGGTTTGACCGATTTCGGCCGCGAGGTCGTGCGTGAGATGAACCGCCTCGGCATGCTGGTCGACCTCTCCCACGTCGCGCCCAGCACCATGCGGCACGCGCTGGAGACCAGTGTCGCGCCGGTGATCTTCAGCCACTCCTCGTGCAAGGCGGTCACCGACCACCCGCGCAACGTGCCCGACGACGTGCTGCGCGAGCTGGCCGCCAAGGGCGGCGTGTGCATGATCACGTTCGTGCCCGCGTTCGTCTCGGCCGACCCGGTGCGCCGGGCCAGGCGGGCCGACGTGGTGGCTCACCTGGAACACGCGCGCGAGGTCGCGGGCATCGACCACATCGGATTGGGCGGCGACTACGACGGGACCGGCGAACTCCCGGACGGACTGGAGGATGTCTCCAGGTATCCGGAGTTGTTCGCCGACCTGATGGACCGTGGCTGGTCCGAGCAGGACCTCACCAAGCTGGCGGGCGGCAACGTGCTGCGGGTGCTGGAGCAGGCGGAGAAGGTCGCCGCCGAACTCCGCAGGCCCGGCTGACCAGCCGCCGCACCGCTGCCCGAGTGATCGC contains:
- a CDS encoding HAMP domain-containing sensor histidine kinase — encoded protein: MRVRLTLLATSLVAAVSLLLLWLGWMLVGGVVDQYPTFPPNAKIRVLGQDLPPSQVHEILKENAREVVLNSGAIAFVCMVLATAILAWALTGRVLRPLHEVTHTAHRLSVESMDERIALRGPRDEVAELADTFDAMLDRLQAAFESQRRFVANASHELRTPLAVVRTELDVTLADPDADVAELRRMAGVVRTATLRAEHLVEALLLLARTDAVGVSVREPVDLSAVVHSAWSAARAAAEERGLHIEFDTPAVQAVGDPVLLERLAGNLLENAVRHNVDGGWIKVHTAADPKRATLRVTSSGGRISLERVAELFEPFRRGGAERTAHRGAGLGLSIVRSVVQAHGGEVAADPVPGGGLDVTVTLPIAP
- a CDS encoding CehA/McbA family metallohydrolase yields the protein MGQVGRRGFLRGVGAAAVGAPLLGAGTANAGIDLDVDLDLDLDLDLGLPRLPSPHRWLVGDHHIHTQYSNDAMYTVDQVVAGARRHGADWLVFSDHGHVAHEANSVEPAHADIVAARRRHPGLLLWQGLEWNMPAAEHATVFLPPSRDEAALLREFERTFDSRLTNTGASTPANEAKALEALRWLEKRGGLVVVNHPSRNGRIAPAELRNWHDAAPNVVIGMEGAPGAQCDGHPKPGGSGGHRGGYGNSPGADSWPGFPPETYRTFGGFDWVTATLGGLWDSLLAEGRSWWITSNSDSHFNFRDTIIRQPEPGDLYDRVGKHLDPLPGGPAQTQPPYCDFYPGEFSRTVVGATERSYRGVMDGLRAGRTFVTHGGLAQQLEVHAFANDRLSWPVGLGGRLRVRRGTDITVVVLARLAARPHTGGEVPKLARLDLIRGTITGRSTNRQSVHAPETTVARSYEPRFRPGQVVAFKHTFRDVRDSFYVRVRGTDGNRHTPGGLEPIQDIPGAANPWQDLWCYTNPLFVEVR
- a CDS encoding AraC family transcriptional regulator — translated: MDALADLLQGVRARGALFSRSIMSPPWGLEFRNPARLTLCTLLSGEAWIVPEHGEPRLLRAGDVALVRGPQVYKVADRPDTPAGVIVLDAERCVRPDGTDLCEQLCLGPRTFGEAPTGPAVLISAAYQVHGDISERLLSALPPLLVLPDDQGPCALLRILELEIDSEEPGQQLVLDRLLDLLLVLSMRCWFNMPEANPPAWYLALSDPVAGAALRALHADPARTWTVAALAAEVGVSRATLARRFTELVGEPPLTYLTGWRMALAADLLRDPDETVARVARRVGYADGFAFSSAFKRTRGVSPSVHRAAG
- a CDS encoding NAD(P)H-binding protein gives rise to the protein MSKQTILVQAGTGKTGKRVARLLREQGHTVRIASRSGEPRFDWAEESTWGPALAGVDAVYVVPLDATGDEHEQLTRFVATATAAGVRRLVMLSARDIDTFAAVNSLVAERAVRESGVAWTILRPGWFNQNFDEDYFDAAVRAGEVLLATGDGLEPFIDAEDIAEVAVAAFTQDGHDGQIYDLSGAELLSFPQAVGIIAAELGREIRVVDLEPAAYAGQMAGQGMPLEFAELIARLYQRIREGKEAHLSDGVQRVLGREPRTFAAYVKNAVAAGAWN
- a CDS encoding 3-hydroxyacyl-CoA dehydrogenase NAD-binding domain-containing protein encodes the protein MSTFTLEEAKTLFPDEVVTHAVTRLLRVPGLDKPVALITLDNGHDHTRPSTFGPQGLLSLDAAFTAATAAEPAAIAVTGKPFIFAVGADLSAVEKATSRDQAVAIGQLGHDVFRRFTDSAIPTFAFVNGAVMGGGLELALSCHYRTLSSNTAALALPEVFLGLFPGWGGTQLLPNLIGANDAVTVIFENALNQNRMLKPKQAAGLGIVDVVFESADYLEQSLVWLTKVLGGEITPPRKEIDRGEGWDQAVARAKAIVHGKTKGAAPGALKALELLELARENDLTKGYAAETQALADVVMSDELRAGLYSFNLVQKRAKRPAGAPDRKLARPVTKVGIVGAGLMASQMALLFARRLKVPVVLTDIDQARVDKGVGYVHGEIDKLLGKKRVSPDEANRLKALVSGSLDKAAFADADFVIEAVFEELSVKQQVFAEVEEHVSAECVLATNTSSLSITDMASKLAHPERVVGFHFFNPVAVMPLLEIVRAEQTDDATLATAFAVGKELKKSSVLVKDAPAFVVNRLLTRFMGEVINSVDEGTSFEVADQATDPLGLPMTPMILLQLVGSAVALHVSETMHHAFPDRFTVSSNMKKFVAAGKAAVWQWDAQGKQSVDPEVTALWEFGDKPLTGDEVKNRALEALAQEIRIMLDEGVVAEAQDIDLCMILGAGWPFWLGGITPYLDRTGISEKVTGKRFLAPGVASVPTA
- a CDS encoding thiolase family protein, translating into MVAPAPAKPGSASARAVRDVVFVDGVRTPFGKAGAKGIYAETRADDLVVKVIRELLRRHPELPPERVDEVAIAATTQIGDQGLTIGRTAALLAGLPKSVPGYAVDRMCAGAMTAVTTVAGGIAFGAYDIAIAGGVEHMGRHPMGEGVDPNPRFLADRLVDTSALVMGQTAENLHDRFPHLTKARTDAFAATSQARYDAAVKAGKIGPEFVTVATRSTEHGWGLASADEPPRPGTTVEDLGKLKTPFRPHGRITAGNAAGLNDGATGCILAEEETARELGLPIGMRLVAYSFAGVEPEVMGVGPVPATEKALKIAGLSIEDIGLFEVNEAFAVQVLAFLDHFGIADDDPRVNQWGGAIATGHPLASSGVRLMTQLSRQFAERPDVRYGITTMCIGIGMGGTVIWENPLWNGESK